The nucleotide window TGAACACGGGTGACAGCCACGCCCTCGGGCAGGTCCCACGACATGCGCGCGGCCCGCACGGCACGCGGCGCGGTGACGTTCAGGGGCACGCGCGTCTCCCCGCGAATCTGGCCCGTGGGAAGCTGCGGCTTGAAGCTCAGGGCGGGCAGCTCCCCCACGTTCAGGGTGTAGCTCTGGACCTTCGTGCTGAGGTTGGCGTCCGACGCCTCCAGCGTGAAGGTGTAGGTGCCCACCTTGCCCGGCGCACCGCTCAGGCGCATGTTCCGCAGGGTCAGGCCCGGCGGCAGCGTGCCGGAGCCGACGCGCATTCCGTAGGGTCCCGCGCCGCCCGCCACCACGAGGGTCGTGTCGTAGCTCTCGGCGAGGTACGCGACGGGCAGGCTCGTCGTCGTGAAGTACAGGGCGTCCCGTGTACTGGTCGTCCCCGTCGTGCTGGTCGTACTCGTCGTGCTGCCGCAGGAGACGAGCAGCCCCCCGCACACCAGCAGCACGCTGGGCGTGGCCTTGCGCATGACAGGCAGTCTAGCGGCCTTTCATGAGCCTCTTGCGGCAGGTCGCCGGGAGGAATGGGGGAAGGTGGCGGGGGAGGGGGAGGGGCGGCCAGCGACCAGCTTCCAGCGGCCAGCGAGATATCCGGGAAGCTGTGAGCTTCAGCGTGTGTTTGAGAAATGCGAATGGCTGCGTCTTCTCGCTCCTCTCTCCTTGTGGGCAGGCTAGGAGGGGGGTGGCAAGCCCCGCCTGCCCATCACACAACCCCGCCGGAGGATGAACCTTCATCCCCGGTGGTCTGACAGAACCCCGCATGGAGAACCTCTGGGGGTCACGCCCCCCGCCCTTCGTGCCATGTGCGCCAAGATTCGTGACGGCCCGGCGCTAAACTCTGCTGCATGACGACCGAACCCTTGCCCGCCCTCCCCACGCCCGGCGAGCGGCTGGGACGCTACACGGTGGAGCGCGTGGAGGCGTTGCCCGAGATGCAGGGCACCCTCGTGCTGCTGCGCCACGACCTCGGTGCCCGGCACGCCCACGTCTCGCGCGACGACGACAACCTCGCCTTCGGGGTGACGTTCCCGACGGTCCCCAGGGACTCGACCGGCGTGGCGCACATCCTCGAACACGTCGTCCTGATGGGCAGCCAGCGCTTCCCGGTGCCCGACCCCTTCTTCGCCATGATCCCGCGCTCGCTGAACACCTTCATGAACGCGATGACGGCGAACGACTGGACGACCTACCCCTTTTCCACCCGCAACGAGAAGGACTATTTCAACCTCCTCTCGGTCTACCTCGACGCCACCTTCTTCCCGCTGCTGCGCTACGAGAGCTTCCGGCAGGACGGCCACCGCTTCGAGTTCGAGACGGCGGATGATCCGACCACGCCGCTGAAGCTTCAGGGCGTCGTGTACAACGAGATGAAGGGCGCGATGGCGGCCCCCGGTTCGGTGATGTACCGCGCGTTCGGCAAGGCGCTGTACCCCGACCTGACCTACGCGAACAACTCCGGCGGCTCCCCCGAGGACATCCCCGATCTCACCTACGAGGGCCTGCGCGCCTTCCACGCGGCGCACTACCACCCCGGCAACGCCTTTTTCTACTCCTACGGGCGGGTGGACCTGCGGCGGGTGCTGGACGAGATCGAGGGGCACGTCCTCTCGCGCTTCTCGCCGCAGACGCTCGACGTGGGCATCCCCGACCAGCCCGGCTTCCGGGAGCCGCGCCGGGTGGACGTGACCTACCCTGGCACCGACGTGGAGCGCGGCGGGCAGGTCAGCGTGGCGTGGAAGCTCGGCCCCAGCACCGACCCCGACGCCAACCTGCGCTGGAGCGTCCTCTCGGACGTGCTGCTCGGCAACCCCGCCGCGCCGCTGACCCGCCCGCTGATCGAGTCGGGGCTGGGGAGCGCGCTGGCCGACCTCTCCGGCTACCGCGACAACTTCCGCGAGGCGGCCTTCGCGGTGGGTCTCAAGGGCCTGAGCGCCGGGCGCGCGGCGGAGGTGCAGGCTCTCGTGCTGGATATGCTGAGGACAATCGCCCGTGACGGCATCGACCCCGCCCTCATCGAGAGCAGCCTCCACCAGTTCGAGATCGCCCAGCGCGAGGTGTCCAACGCCGGGAGTCCCTACGCCCTTCAGGTCATGTTCCGGTTGATGGGGCCGTGGCTGTACGGCGGCGACCCGGTGACGGGCCTGCGGCTGGAGGCCGAGCTGGGACGGCTGCGCGAGGACCTGCGGGCAGGCCGCGTGTTCGAGCCGATGATCGAGCGCGACCTGCTCGACAACCCTCACCGCGTCACCCTCGTCCTCGCGCCCGACCCCGACCTCGCCGCGCGCACCGAGCAGGCCGAGCGCGAACTCGTGGAGCGCCTGAGCGCGGGCTTCACCGACGAGGACCGCGCCCGCATCGTCCGCGAGAGCCTGCAACTCCAGTCCCTTCAGGGGCAGGAGAGCGATCCCAACGTCCTCCCCACCCTCGGCCTCGGGGACGTGCCGCCGACCGTGGCCCGCCCGCCGTACACGACCGAGGAACTGGGCCGCGCCCTCGTGGGCCGGGTGCCGCAGCCCACCGGGGGCCTGACCTACCTCGACGTGCGGGTGAGATTGCCCGAGCTGCCGGACGAATTGCTGGAGACCCTGCCCCTGTACGCCTACGCCGTGACCCGCAGCGGCGCGGCGGGCCAGGATTACGCGGCCATCGCCCGCCGCACCGAGGCCGTCACGGGCGGCGTGAGCGCGAGCGTCGGCATGGGCGGCGGGCCGGGCAGCCTCGACGAGTTGCGCCTGTCCGTCACCTTTGGCGGCAAGGCGCTCGCCCGCAACGGGGCCGAATTGGTGGCCCTGCTGCGCGATCTGATCGCCGCGCCGGAGTTCACCCGCGAGCGGCTGGAGCAACTGCTCAAGCAGCGCCTCTCTGGACTCAAGGCGAGCGTGGTGAACGCGGGCAGCGCCTATGCCGAACGCCTCGCCGCCGCGCAGGTCAGCCCCGCCGGGAGCATCGAGGAGCGCCTGAGCGGTCTGTCCGCCCTCGCCACCCTCAAGCGCATCGTGGAGGGGGACGAGGTGGACGCCCTGCTGGAGCGCCTGAACCGCATCCGCGACCTGATCCTCGCCGGACGACCATTGATCTGCCTCACCGCCACGGAAGCGGACCTGAATCTGGACCTGACGCCGATCACGGGTGGGTTTGGGGGCGACGCGCCCACCGGCCACCCCGCGCCCCGGCTGCTGACGGGCGGCCCGCAGGCCCGGACGGCGGATTCCCCGGTCGCCTTCAACGCGGTCGCCTTCCGCACCGTGCCCTACACCCACCCGGACAGCCCGGCGCTCCTCGTGCTGTCGCGGCTGCTGCGCTCCGAATACCTCCTTAAGGAAATCCGCGAGAAGGGCGGGGCTTACGGTGGCGGGGCAAGCTTCGACGCGCGGGGAGGCGTGTTCACGATGAGCAGCTACCGCGACCCCCACATCACCCGCACCTACGAGGTCTTCCGGGACGCCCGCGCCTTCCTCGACACCGCGCCCCTGTCCGAGCGCGAACTCACCGAGGCCGTGCTGTCGGCGAGCAAGACCCTCGATCCCCTCACCAGCCCGGACACGGTGGGCCGCCTGCGCTTCTACGGTGATCAGGCCGGATACACCCCCGACGTGCAGGAGGACTACAAGGCCCGCCTGCTGAGGGTGACGCTCGACGACCTGAAGCGCGTGATGGACGCTCACCTGAAGCCGGAGAACGCCGGATACGCCCTCGTTGCGGGCCGCGACCCGAACGCGGACACGGAGGGGCTGGGGCTGCGGTTCGAGGTGAGGAGCGCGTAGCGCGTGGCTTGTCGCTTGTGGAGGGGAGGGGAGACGTGCATGGGCGTCTCCCCCTCGCTTTTCCCGGCGACTCACACGCTCAATTCGAGTCAGCCCCCTCACATCCGGCACGCACGGCTCCCCGCGACACTGACCCCATGCGACGACTGAGGACGGTGGTGACGCTCGCGGCCCTCGCGGCGGGGACGGCGGGCGCGGAGCAGTTCGGGGTGCAGGTGGGCTACAGCAGCGTGCCGGGGAACTTCGGCGTCCATCTGGGCGGGTACGGGCGGCTGACGGGCTTCGGCCCCGTGCAGGCGGAGTGGCGCACCACCCTGGACACGCCACTCGGCGGCAGTGGCACCACGGAAGTTGGGGCCGACGCCCTCGTGAGCGTCAATCTGCTCCTGCTGCGGCCCTACGGCGGCGTGGGCGTGGCCGTGCCGCTCGATTCCTCCGGCCCCTACGTGAAGACGACGGTGGGTGCGCGCTTCTCCCTCCTCGGCCCGTTCTCCGGCTTCGCGGAGGGGAACTTCGGGCGGGGCACGGCGTTCCGGGTGGGGGCGCTGCTGAGGTTCTGAAGGGAGTCAGTGGGAAGTGTTCAGTGGTCAGTGGAAAAGGCAGTCCCTCCACTCACCACTTCCTACTCACCACTCACCGTCAGCCCCGGTGATACGGCTCCCCCGCGCTGATCGTCGCCGCGCGGTACAGCGCCTCGGCCATGACGACCATCGCCAAGTCGTGCGGCAGGGTCAGGAGGCCGAGGCTCCAGAGGGCGTGGGCGGAGGCGCGCAGGGCGTCGGTGTGCCCCTCGGGACCGCCGATGGCGAAGGCGAGTTCGCCCGTGCCGCCCACCGCCTGCGCGCCCAGGTAGGCGCTCAGGCCCTCGCTCGTGAACTGCCGCCCGCGCGGGTCGAGGAGGATGAGGGGGGCACGGCCCGCTGCCCGCGCGACCGCCTCGGATTCCTGTGCCGTCGTCTTGCCGGAGACGCGGGTGACGGCGAGCTTGTGGTAGCGCCGCAGCCGCCGCTCGTACTCGTCCCACCCGGCGCGGGCGTAGGCGAGGCGGGGTTCTCCCACGGTGATGAGGTGCAGGCGCATCGGGGGGCAGGATAGGGCAGGGGCCGGAGCCGCGCGCCCTTTGCCCTCCCCGGAACCTCAAGGGGAAAGATAGTGCCCGCGCCGGACCCCGCCCGTTACACTGTGCCTATGGGGATTTGGCTGTGGTCTCGCCTGCGGGTGGGGCCTTGAACTACGCGGCGACCCTGGCCGTGCTCGTCGTGCTGGCGTTCTGTTTTCCGGTGACGGTGCGGCTGGGCGCGCAGCTCGGCGTGCCGGAGGTGGTGAGCACGTCGGCGCTGGGTGCCCTGCTGACCTTCGCGGCGGCGGCGTATCTCGTGCGCTGGCAGGTGGGGCGTCACGCCCTGACGCTGGAGCGGCTGGCGGCGGCGCGGGCGCAGGTAGCGGCGGAACCGGACAATCCACGCGCGTACTTCGTGGGCGGGGAGCATCTGGGCACCATCCTGCTGCGGCTGGACCGGCGGCGGGAGGCGGCGGAGGTGATCGACCGCTACGCGCGGCTGGGCGGGGCACGGGAGGGAGAGATCGTGGCGCTGAGAGAGGCCTTGTCGAACGCGGAGCGGCGGCAGCGTCGCGCGCAGGGGAGAGAAGCATGAGGGCGTACAAGGGCATCGTGGAAAACGGCGTGGTCGTCCTGATCGGCACCAGGCTGCCGGAGGGCACCATCGTCACCGTCACGGTCGGCGAGGCGGAACTCCTGCGGGCACGTATCACCAGCGCCCTGAAACGCCCCCGCAAGGTGCGCGTGCGCCTCAAGCCCACGCCGAGTCTCATGGCGGAGGCGGTGCTGGTGGGCGGGGTGCGCGACGCGGGGAATGAGTAGGAGCTTTCAGCGGTCAGCCGTCAGCCGTCAGCCTGAAAAGCTGGGTGCTGGCTGCTGGAAGCTGGCTGCCTCCGGTCTCTCCCCATGACCGCCGAAGGTCCTCCTCCCCACGTCTGGCTCGTCCCCACGCCGGTCGGCAACCTCGGTGACATCACCCTGCGGGCGGTGGAGGTGTTGCGCGGGGCGGACGCCGTGGCGTGCGAGGACACGCGGCGAACCGGGGCGCTGCTGTCGCACCTGGGAATCAGCCGTCCTCTCGTGCGGCTGGACGCCCACACGATGCACCGGGCACCCGCCGTGCTGGAGCAGTACCCCCGGCTCGCCTACGTGACGGACGCGGGCACGCCGGGCATCAGCGACCCCGGTGCCGAACTCGTGCGGGCGGCGGTGGACCTCGGCACCGGGGTGGAGGTGCTGCCCGGCGCGACGGCCTTCGTGCCCGCGCTCGTGCTGTCGGGCCTGCCGGGTGCCCGCTTCACCTTCGAGGGCTTCCTGCCCCGCTCGGGCCGGGAGCGCAAGGAACGCCTCGCCGCCATCGCCGCCCGCCCGGAGACGACCGTGCTGTACGAGAGTCCGCACCGCCTCGCGGACACGCTCGCCGACCTCGCGGGCGCGTGCGGAAGTGAGCGGCAGGCAAGTGTCACCCGCGAACTCTCCAAACGCTTCGAGGAGACGGCGCGCGGCACCCTCGCCGACCTCAGCGCCCGCTTCTCCGGCGAGGTGCGCGGGGAGATCGTCGTGGTCGTCGCGGGCCGCCCGGCGGGGGAGGCGCTGCCCGGCGAGAGCGAGGCACCCGACCCCGCCGCCCTCGCGCGAGCCTGGGCCGAGGAGGGCCGCAGCGTGAGGGATATACGTGACCTCCTGATGGCGCGGGGGGTGCGTAAGAATGACGCCTACGCGCTCGCCCTGCGGGTCAAGCAGCCCGCTTAGGCCGACGTTCGGGCGATGCTCCCCGTGAGGCGACCAGCCGCCAGCCCCAGCGGCCAGCCGGACATTTGCACGTCCCCACGTTTTCCAAGAGGATCGAAACCACATCACCGCTTCCCCTACCTGACCCGCGAGGACCCCCACCGTGACCGAACTCCACGAAATCCCGACCAACCACCCCAATCCCGCCGGTGTCCGCCGCCTCGCCGTCCTCACGAGCGGGGGGGACGCGCCCGGCATGAACGCGGCCATCCGCGCCGTGGTCCGCACCGCCACCCACCACGGCATCGAGGTCGTGGGCGTGCGCCGGGGCTTTTCCGGCCTGCACCGGGGCGAACTGCGCCTGATCGGCCCGCGTGACGTGGCGAACACCATCCAGCGCGGCGGCACCATCCTCCTCACCGCCCGCTCGCGCACGTGGCGTAGCCCCGAGGGCCGGGCGGCGGGCGCGAAACACCTGCGCGACTGGAACGTGGACGGCCTCATCGTCATCGGCGGCGACGGCTCCTTCCACGGCGCGTACTACCTTCAGGAGGAACACGGCGTCCCCGTGATCGGGATTCCCGGCACCATCGACAACGACCTGTACGGCACCGACCACACCATCGGGTACTTCACCGCCGTCGAGACCGCGCTGGACGCCGTGGACAAGCTGCGTGACACCGGGGCGAGCCACGAGCGCATCTTCGTGATCGAGGTCATGGGCCGTCACGCGGGCCATATCGCGCTGGAGGTCGCCGTGGCGGGAGGTGCCGAGGAAGTCTTTATCCCCGAGGACGAGAAGCCCGTGGACGGCGTGGTGGAGATCGTCAAGGGCAGCGTGGCGAAGGGCAAGGCCAGCTCCATCATCATCGTCGCCGAGGGGTATCCGGGGGGCGCGCAGGGCGTGGCGGACGCGATTCAGGCGGGCACCGGACTGGAGACCCGCGTCAGCATCCTGGGTCACATCCAGCGCGGCGGCACGCCCGTCAGCAGTGACCGCGTACTCGCCAGCCGTCTCGGTGAAGCCGCCGTCCACGCGCTGATGGACGGCAAAAAGGGCGTGATGGTCGGTCGGCACGGCGGCGGCGTCAGCCACACGCCCCTGCACGAGACCTGGGAGAAGCGCAAGGACGTGAACCGCGACCTCTACCGCTGCGCGAAGACGTTGAGCATTTGAGGGAGGGGGGTTCAGCGCTACCCGCAGGTATCGGCCATCGTAACGACGGGAGCAATACAGAGCCATTAGTAATCGGCGGCCTATGCCGGGGGACGGGAGTTGGACCTCTGCCGCCCGGAGGAGACAGGTGTGGGAGAGGTGCGGGTGCTGAGGTGGGAGGACATGTGCAGCGAGTGTCATTGGAGTCGATAAAATCCTTACAAATAGAGATGTATTTTGAGGACACTAGGTTGTCTACTGGCACTGCATTTGTTATAGAATATAGAGGATTCAACTACTTAATCACAAATAAACATAATGTGACAGGCAGAAACCCGACGACGAATCAACCTCTCTCACCAACCGGGGGTGTGCCTGATAAGATGGTAGTGTGGTTCAATGCGGAGGCGTTAGGTTATTGGAGAGATTCTACTTTTGAATTGTATAATTCGGATCGACGAGTTTGGAGAGAACACCCACAGTCTGACGGAACGTATGATTTTGTTTCGTTTCGGTTAGATGCGCTTCCCAGTCGTAGGTTCTATCCTTACAGGTTTTCCGACGGACCACAGGATTTAGAGCTTTCTCCCTCAGATAGAGTCAACGTCATAGGTTTTCCTTTTGGTTTGTCCGCTGGTGGGAAGCTTGCTATCTGGTCGAGTGGATTTATAGCTTCTGACTTGGCCATAAATTATGACGAAAAGCCCATATTCTTGATAGATTGTCGAAGTAGACAAGGACAATCTGGTTCACCCGTAATATTCCACTCGTCGACCGGGCAGTATTCTTCAACTGGTGGCTTTCATATAAGTACAGGTCCAGTCACTCTTCTGCTGGGAATATATAGTGGCAGAGTTAATAATGAGTCCGATATTGGAGTTGTATGGAAGGTGGAAGCAATACGGCAGTTGCTAGATCACGTACACCCTCAGTAGATGAGAACGGCCAGCCCCTCCCCAGGACTGACCGCTGACGGCTGAGAGCTGACCGCTCCCCCTACGCCGCCCCCACCTTCTCCGCAATAATCCCCTCGATGTACTCCACCACGCTTCGCAGGGGCACGCGCGTCAGCACGTCCTCCAGGAAGGCGGTGACGAGCATCTTCTCAGCGAGTTCCTGGCGGATGCCGCGTGAGCGCAGGAAGAACAGTTGCTCCTGATCCACGGGGCCGGTGGTCGAGCCGTGCGAGCAGCGCACGTCGTTGGCGTTGATCTCGAGCTGCGGCACCGAGTAGTTGCGCGCCTCGCTGCTCAGCATCAGCGTCCGGTGCTTCTGGTAGGCGTCCGTCTTCTGCGCCCCCAGGTCCACCTTGATCATGCCGCTGAACACGCCGACGCTTCTATCGTCGCCCACGCCCTTGTACAGCAGGTCGCTGTGCGCGTGTGCTGCTGCGTGGTGCTGGAGGGTGTAGTGGTCGAAGTGCTGGTCCTCGTTGGCGAAGTACAGCGCCAGCATCTCGGAGTCCGACCCCTGCCCGCGCAGGTAGGACTGCATCTCGGTGCGGCTCAGCGTCCCGCCCATCGTGACGACGAGGCTGTTCAGCGTCGCGTCCCGGTGAACGTCGCCGCGCTGGCGCTGGATGTGCGTGACGCCCTTGCCCCAGTTCTGGATGGAGACGTAGCGCACGCGGGCACCGTCCTTGACCACCAGCTCGACCGCGCCGATGGCATAGGTGCTTGGCAGCTCCTCGCTGTCCTGCTCGTCGATGAACGTGACCTGCGCGTTCTCCTCGGCGACGACGAGGGTACGGGTCGCCGTGTAGGTGCCCGCCTCGCTCATGACGCGGAAGGAGCCGAGGGGGAGTTCGACCTCCACCCCGCGCGGCACGTACACGAAAGCACCGTTCGTCCACAGGGCCGCCGCCAGCGCGGAGAATTTGCCCTCGCTGGGGTCGGGCGACTTGCTCGGCGTGGTGCCGGGCGCGGCGATGGTCGTGTCGTCGGGCACCTCGGCGGGCACGACGGAGTAGAGGTACTGCTGCACCTTGTCGGCGTGCTGCTCCACGGCGGTCTTCAGGTCGGTGAAGATCACGCCCTTTTCACGCAACTCGGCGGGCAGCTCGGTCGCGTACACCACGTCCGGCCCGTCCAGCACGAGGAATGCGCCCGCATCGGTGCTTTGCAGGCGCTTCTGCACACTCGCCGGAAGCTGCGCCGTGTCGGTCGCGCGCTCACGCTTGGGGTGGGGGCGAAGCTCGCCAAAAGCCACCTCGACGCGGGTGTACTTCCATGCCTCGACCCCCTCGTGGGGCACGTCGAGCGTGTTGAACAGGTCGAGCGATTCACGCCGCTTGGAGGTCAGCCACTCGGGGCCGCCCGCCTGGGTGATGAGGTCTTGGGTGAAGGGTTGGGTCATGAGATGGGGTTCTCCTTTTGCCAGTCGGTGAGACTCAGACCGGGAATGCGATCAAAGTGTCTGGTGTTGTGGGTGACGAGTATGGCCCGGTGGCGCAGGGCTGTCGCTGCAATAAGGAGGTCGGCGTCCTCAATGAGATTGCCGCCCGCTCGTAGGTTCTCGAACAGAACGGCGGCAATATCCGTGGTCTCAGTATCCAGATCGAGTGTGGGGTGGAGGCTGAGCAGCCCATCAAGCACGGTGAGACGCCGGGCATACAGCGGGTTGAGCAGTTCTTTGCGGGCCTCATAACGGACGAGGGCAGGAACAGCAAGAACCTCATCCCTTTCCAGCGCACGCACGTATTCCGCCAACACTCGCTGGTTCCTCTTCTGAAGAGCGATCAGAACGTTGGTGTCAAGAACCAACATCAGCGCTCTGCCGTCTCGGCATCGGTGTGACGCAACTGCACGCGACGGCTCAGC belongs to Deinococcus sp. YIM 134068 and includes:
- a CDS encoding Ig domain-containing protein, yielding MRKATPSVLLVCGGLLVSCGSTTSTTSTTGTTSTRDALYFTTTSLPVAYLAESYDTTLVVAGGAGPYGMRVGSGTLPPGLTLRNMRLSGAPGKVGTYTFTLEASDANLSTKVQSYTLNVGELPALSFKPQLPTGQIRGETRVPLNVTAPRAVRAARMSWDLPEGVAVTRVQPAEGGGVLFWKQAGRTLTVDVGFRTVPRNGARVALVSVKPPKAVTLDATRFAYEARDGTGKVLVQVKMPEAPRPPATTPATGTPATGTSTTGTSTPTTAPTGTPAPSTPTGTPTTPDTPTPTPPNPPSNGGQP
- a CDS encoding insulinase family protein, giving the protein MTTEPLPALPTPGERLGRYTVERVEALPEMQGTLVLLRHDLGARHAHVSRDDDNLAFGVTFPTVPRDSTGVAHILEHVVLMGSQRFPVPDPFFAMIPRSLNTFMNAMTANDWTTYPFSTRNEKDYFNLLSVYLDATFFPLLRYESFRQDGHRFEFETADDPTTPLKLQGVVYNEMKGAMAAPGSVMYRAFGKALYPDLTYANNSGGSPEDIPDLTYEGLRAFHAAHYHPGNAFFYSYGRVDLRRVLDEIEGHVLSRFSPQTLDVGIPDQPGFREPRRVDVTYPGTDVERGGQVSVAWKLGPSTDPDANLRWSVLSDVLLGNPAAPLTRPLIESGLGSALADLSGYRDNFREAAFAVGLKGLSAGRAAEVQALVLDMLRTIARDGIDPALIESSLHQFEIAQREVSNAGSPYALQVMFRLMGPWLYGGDPVTGLRLEAELGRLREDLRAGRVFEPMIERDLLDNPHRVTLVLAPDPDLAARTEQAERELVERLSAGFTDEDRARIVRESLQLQSLQGQESDPNVLPTLGLGDVPPTVARPPYTTEELGRALVGRVPQPTGGLTYLDVRVRLPELPDELLETLPLYAYAVTRSGAAGQDYAAIARRTEAVTGGVSASVGMGGGPGSLDELRLSVTFGGKALARNGAELVALLRDLIAAPEFTRERLEQLLKQRLSGLKASVVNAGSAYAERLAAAQVSPAGSIEERLSGLSALATLKRIVEGDEVDALLERLNRIRDLILAGRPLICLTATEADLNLDLTPITGGFGGDAPTGHPAPRLLTGGPQARTADSPVAFNAVAFRTVPYTHPDSPALLVLSRLLRSEYLLKEIREKGGAYGGGASFDARGGVFTMSSYRDPHITRTYEVFRDARAFLDTAPLSERELTEAVLSASKTLDPLTSPDTVGRLRFYGDQAGYTPDVQEDYKARLLRVTLDDLKRVMDAHLKPENAGYALVAGRDPNADTEGLGLRFEVRSA
- a CDS encoding 23S rRNA (pseudouridine(1915)-N(3))-methyltransferase RlmH, whose translation is MRLHLITVGEPRLAYARAGWDEYERRLRRYHKLAVTRVSGKTTAQESEAVARAAGRAPLILLDPRGRQFTSEGLSAYLGAQAVGGTGELAFAIGGPEGHTDALRASAHALWSLGLLTLPHDLAMVVMAEALYRAATISAGEPYHRG
- the rsmI gene encoding 16S rRNA (cytidine(1402)-2'-O)-methyltransferase; protein product: MTAEGPPPHVWLVPTPVGNLGDITLRAVEVLRGADAVACEDTRRTGALLSHLGISRPLVRLDAHTMHRAPAVLEQYPRLAYVTDAGTPGISDPGAELVRAAVDLGTGVEVLPGATAFVPALVLSGLPGARFTFEGFLPRSGRERKERLAAIAARPETTVLYESPHRLADTLADLAGACGSERQASVTRELSKRFEETARGTLADLSARFSGEVRGEIVVVVAGRPAGEALPGESEAPDPAALARAWAEEGRSVRDIRDLLMARGVRKNDAYALALRVKQPA
- the pfkA gene encoding 6-phosphofructokinase codes for the protein MTELHEIPTNHPNPAGVRRLAVLTSGGDAPGMNAAIRAVVRTATHHGIEVVGVRRGFSGLHRGELRLIGPRDVANTIQRGGTILLTARSRTWRSPEGRAAGAKHLRDWNVDGLIVIGGDGSFHGAYYLQEEHGVPVIGIPGTIDNDLYGTDHTIGYFTAVETALDAVDKLRDTGASHERIFVIEVMGRHAGHIALEVAVAGGAEEVFIPEDEKPVDGVVEIVKGSVAKGKASSIIIVAEGYPGGAQGVADAIQAGTGLETRVSILGHIQRGGTPVSSDRVLASRLGEAAVHALMDGKKGVMVGRHGGGVSHTPLHETWEKRKDVNRDLYRCAKTLSI
- a CDS encoding trypsin-like serine peptidase, with the translated sequence MYFEDTRLSTGTAFVIEYRGFNYLITNKHNVTGRNPTTNQPLSPTGGVPDKMVVWFNAEALGYWRDSTFELYNSDRRVWREHPQSDGTYDFVSFRLDALPSRRFYPYRFSDGPQDLELSPSDRVNVIGFPFGLSAGGKLAIWSSGFIASDLAINYDEKPIFLIDCRSRQGQSGSPVIFHSSTGQYSSTGGFHISTGPVTLLLGIYSGRVNNESDIGVVWKVEAIRQLLDHVHPQ
- the sufD gene encoding Fe-S cluster assembly protein SufD — encoded protein: MTQPFTQDLITQAGGPEWLTSKRRESLDLFNTLDVPHEGVEAWKYTRVEVAFGELRPHPKRERATDTAQLPASVQKRLQSTDAGAFLVLDGPDVVYATELPAELREKGVIFTDLKTAVEQHADKVQQYLYSVVPAEVPDDTTIAAPGTTPSKSPDPSEGKFSALAAALWTNGAFVYVPRGVEVELPLGSFRVMSEAGTYTATRTLVVAEENAQVTFIDEQDSEELPSTYAIGAVELVVKDGARVRYVSIQNWGKGVTHIQRQRGDVHRDATLNSLVVTMGGTLSRTEMQSYLRGQGSDSEMLALYFANEDQHFDHYTLQHHAAAHAHSDLLYKGVGDDRSVGVFSGMIKVDLGAQKTDAYQKHRTLMLSSEARNYSVPQLEINANDVRCSHGSTTGPVDQEQLFFLRSRGIRQELAEKMLVTAFLEDVLTRVPLRSVVEYIEGIIAEKVGAA
- a CDS encoding PIN domain-containing protein, with the protein product MLVLDTNVLIALQKRNQRVLAEYVRALERDEVLAVPALVRYEARKELLNPLYARRLTVLDGLLSLHPTLDLDTETTDIAAVLFENLRAGGNLIEDADLLIAATALRHRAILVTHNTRHFDRIPGLSLTDWQKENPIS